Part of the Methanobacteriaceae archaeon genome, GATTCTGATTTAACTTTTAATAATAATTCTGGATCCAGGCCTTCTTGGGAAATAGCTGCTCCAGATGAATCTGTAACTGCTACTATTTTCAAATCCATTCCATAATTTTTAAGGAGATAATCCTTTTTCTGTGATACAACCTTAGCCACCCCTTGGCCAACGGCACCAAAACCCATTAAACAAATTCGCATAAAATTCCTCCAATATCAAACTCATTATTGTAGAATACGTTTGAATTAACTTAAATCATTCTAATTAGAGAATCATGGACTATATGATAGAATCACGATTTAAGAAAATCACATGGTAGTATTAAACTTCACTAATAACCAAAAAATCTTTTTTATGACCAATGCTATTAATTCTGTGCATTAGTTCCTCTTTTTTGCCAAAATCTGCTTCCACAGTTATTCTTGCAGATGAATCCAGCGGTTCTTCAGCCATTTTAAGAGCCAAATCTGCTACCCTAACTCCTTCTAACTGGTTAATTTGATCCATAGTGTCTTTAACGTCTCTGTCAACAATATTTCCAATAAGAATAGTTTTTATGGTTTCTTTGAGAAGAACTCCATCCATTTCAATAACTTTGATTCCTAACTCATCTAGCTTTTTCATTACCAAATCAAGAGTATTAGGTTCTCCTTCAATAGTTATTTGAACTGGAATTAATCCTCTTTCAGTTTTAATATCTCTTTGATGAATAACTGTAACTAAATTAGCTCCTAAAGCCCCAATAGGTTCTAATACAGCTACTAATTTCCCAGGAACATCCAGAAGTTCAAGTACCAGGTTCAAACGCATTTTATCTCCTCTTTAATTATGTATTATAAATTCTAAGTATCTAAATAGTCCTAATTTTATTAATAAAAATAAAATTAATAAGTAAAATAAAAATCTTAGTTAAAATTAATTATTATGAAATAGATTATTTCCATTTACTCTTTTCAACAATCATATTTCCATTTTCATCCACATTAGTATTTCTCATTATCCGGTAAGGATTTTTATCATGAGCTATATCTTTACGTGTAAGATTAATGTTATCTACAATATAATGAGTTTCTTCCAATTCAGGAATGTTCTCCAATGTTTTTGAAAATTCTTTTAAGATTTTTTCTGCTTCTTTTTCGATTTTCATTTAAAATCCTTCTCTTTAAGTATAGTGGTAAAGTTTAATTTATTTTGAATTATTTTTAAAATTTATTAAATTAGAATATCTTATTTATATTATTATTAATTTGTTTAGCTTTATAAATATTGTTCATAGTAAATTTAGAAGATTTTAAAATAAAACCAATGCATAAAAATCAAGGAACTAAACTTATTGAATAATATTTGATTATATAATTACTTAATTAATAAATGAATTATCCTATTATAATCTTAATTATCTAAAAGCCTCTTAGTTGTTTCATGAAGGCCACCTCATCAAAATCTTTAAGGACCTTTTTTACCAATATTTTATGAACACCAGACCCATATTGGGCTGCTTTTTTGGGGCGATTTTCAATGAAATCCGGAACGCCCATTTCACCAGCCACCTGTCTCAAAATATGCTTTCGTAATATATCACTTTCACTTTCAATTTTATATTTAATTGGTATTCTAAAAGCAGTTTTAATTACCTCTTTATCCAAAAAAGGAACTCTGAGTTCAACACCATGGGCCATAGTAGCAGCGTCATCTCTTTGAAGGTTCACATGATAAATATTCTTTATATCTTGCTTTAATACTTCTTGAGTGCCTTCCCCATAATTAAAATAATCTTTTAGGTAACGATTATATCCCCCAAATAGTTCATCAGCACCTTGACCAGATAATACAAC contains:
- a CDS encoding amino acid-binding protein, which encodes MRLNLVLELLDVPGKLVAVLEPIGALGANLVTVIHQRDIKTERGLIPVQITIEGEPNTLDLVMKKLDELGIKVIEMDGVLLKETIKTILIGNIVDRDVKDTMDQINQLEGVRVADLALKMAEEPLDSSARITVEADFGKKEELMHRINSIGHKKDFLVISEV
- the gatC gene encoding Asp-tRNA(Asn) amidotransferase subunit GatC — encoded protein: MKIEKEAEKILKEFSKTLENIPELEETHYIVDNINLTRKDIAHDKNPYRIMRNTNVDENGNMIVEKSKWK